The following nucleotide sequence is from Salvia miltiorrhiza cultivar Shanhuang (shh) chromosome 7, IMPLAD_Smil_shh, whole genome shotgun sequence.
atgataaaaaaataaaaaaacaatttaaaaataaaaaatatttttcgaaaaaaaaatggcaataaaaaaaacgaaatttacagaaaataaaactgtaaataaaatatatttaggaaaagattaaaagtagttgagaaatttaaggaaaggatattttagtaaaaccatAAATTAGCAAAAAACCGACTCaataaaaaaacctaaaaaaaccggtttttcatgcagtgtccggacactgcaGTGTCCGAAAATCTTTATTGCTCCCGATATTAATTCATTGAGCTCCATCACACTTAATTGAGAGAATCTTCACCTCTTTAATGAATTTCAATCTTATATTCTATTCGCTCACAGTAAAATAAGTAGTACTAAGAAAAAATATCACGAGTTTTaatataagttaattatttaTCTAATGAGTAGAGAAATAATCTCATAAATTTAGAAAAGTGGAGAAATAGGTCcacaaataacaaaaaatagttAGGACGTACATATTTTTTTGGATACGCGAAAATGATCCTTAGAATGCTATTGGATTTCAAAGACAACCATCTTCATATCCAATAAGGGAAAATATGAGGGTGCTTACCGATTCTCTACTAAAAGAATGTCGGAATGGAGATCCACGACGATGACGTCTAGAGCGTCGTGGGGAATCATTATTTATTAGGGTTATTATCAAAAAAGATTTATTGTTACTTTTTAACCAAAATTTACAAAACTTATAAATATAGCATGAACTTATCTAGGTTTCCTTCCACAGTTGCACTATTGTCCACACTTTTTCTCCAAAATCATGTATGTGATTGTTCTGATCTCACCACGCATTTAAGCACAACAGATGGATCCACATTAACATAGCATAGCACTAGTACAGGATTGTGGTAACACAAATTTagaaaaattcaataaaataaacgAATTTTAGTTCTTATTCAAATTAACTTTGTTAAATTCTAGAAACTATCTCCTCTTTCAAACTAAATTGCACAAAAACACACTTTCAAATTTATGTGTACAAATTAAAAGGTATACTTTTGAATTTGCGtgtaaaattttaatcaattatcttggtgaacatattttttttatatttataataattttaaaacccACGCCCTCGtcaaaaatggtatcagagtGAGTTTTTATTGAgaacttataaaatatttaatatattaagtaaTTAACCCTGTGTAGAAAGAGACTCTACCCTGGTGGCGGATGCAGCTAGGAACATGGGGGTGCAACTGcatcccccccaaaaaaaatagtagtattaatatatataaattattttagatttagtttttgcaccctcaattaaaagttttaatccaaaataaaagagaaattcagtttttaaaatcctaaattccaTTGGTCCAACTAAAAAGATAGCtcatcatctttttttttttcattcttttgatcaagtccatcatttaatcaatcaattacctcaattcttaattaaataaaaaagttgcAAGTACACATTTTGCATTTGGAATGCAgagttattactattatatttgtattttagaaaaatgtctaaaatatattgaaggcctaaaaaaaattctcgggagcccccgaacccccgtaaaaGTTCAGCTCCCTCAAAAAAATCCCAATTCCACcagtatttataaaattattttttgcaccctcaatttaaaaatcctggatccgccactgctcTAGCCCCGGTGCAAGAATATAGCTACAAGCTTTGGCGATAAACAAGCTTTGGCAGCATCCagatttcctacactattcgcAACTGTTCTATTGAGTTATTGAGAATTATGATACCTCTAGTGATAGTTAGATCCATCatacttttatgcattttttttaagaaaaaaatgtttcatcttctaaaagaataaattaattttcattgttaataattaataattttactttcaatttttgaattgactcaaattcaacattaaaaattaactaaaaaagaaaaaagaaaagaaaaggataaagctcccaatattaattacaacatcttttcatcactttcaatacactcaacaacctttTCTCACActgaacaatttttttcttaaaattttgtGTCACTTTCTCctaagttctttcgtggacagagAGAGTAAATGATAATGTTTCTGCATGATATATAAATTCTTTTAACTTAAACCAAATATAAACAATAATACTAACAATAATACTCTTTTAACTGAGCCATATCAGAGTATTCTTATGCGAAAAAGCCTTAAAACAACTAGCTATAGCATATGATCGTGGTAGCTCTATGGAGTGGAGTTGATGCGTATCAAGATTGTAGAAAATGCAATGCTCCCATTGGCTCGAATAATGATATTCGTCAAAATAGAAGGCCAAAACATGTGGATATTTAACCCAACCAAGTGGCTCAAGAACTGCATCATCTTCAGGAGCTAACTGTTGAATCCTGCATTTCTCAGCTCTCAAATCGACGTTGGACAGCGCCTTCCTCCACTCGCCCGTCCCTGCCTTCATCTCCCAAACCTCCCACGACAGATCCCCACACGCTACCAGGAGCGACACACACCTCCCAGTCGACAGATAATAATAGTCGCGTTCTTTGTACTGATAAGGGGCTTCACTCAGTGTAATGATCTCCGTCTCCACATTCATCGTCGCGCAGCACTTCCCCCATCCCCAGTGCAAGAAACCTTCACTAGTCAAAGGAGTCTTGGCAAGGAGACGTCGCCTGACATGGTTGGGGAGGTGGTGAACCTCGACTTGCCTCCAGGATTCATCGACTCCAACAGTGAGCACGTCGAGACCGTAGTCCTCTTGTGCGTGTGGTTCATAGTGGCGACCAGAGACTTGTCGAATCACTTTATACGCCAAGGAAGCTGCAGAGTATGCAAAACCATACTTGAGCAGGGCATAGGTTACGCCTGTAGGGAATGGTGGGAGGTGGAATGACTGCTTCGTTGCAGGATTCACAATCACAAGACGAGGGAAGCTACCTTCCAACTCCAGACCGTTGCAGGTAGCAAGAACATCCTCGGAGATGCCATTTAGCTCAGATGTGTGGATTTCACCGTCTGCATCGGCTGTTACATAAAGTGGCAGAGTATTATCATCTAGGGGTGCTAGGAGGAGTCCATAGGTAGCACCGTGCATCTGCGCGTTGATGAAGGCATGAGAATGGATAATGTGGTACCACCGCCAGCACACGAGCCTCGCTCTCTCGTAGAGATGATCGGCCGGCAATCGGAGGAGGATTTCGAACAATAGGTCTGTGGGGAGGGACTCTATATTTGTTGGCATCCCCTTTTTACACCTCCGGGAATAATAAGCCCGACTTCTAATTTTCATCTGCTTATTGAATACAGATATTGCCATAAAAATGTCTCATCTACATCTACTAATCAATCGACTAACCAATTCACTAATTTGTATAAATGTGTTTTATCTGTCCAAAACTTAAGCGCAGAGAATAAGACAGCCATATGCATATCAATGTCTTTTTATACTAATCTCTAAcctaaatttcaaataaaaaaacctTTTCTTATGAAATGTATACGCATAATTAAGGAATTTGAGGTGTAAcctaattttgaaatataaggGAGAGTGCTTACCGATTCTCTACTAAGAATGTCCCAATGGGGATCCGAAACGCTGCCGTCGGTGCAGCAATGCCGTGGAGGTGGCGGCTTGCTGGGGGTTAGTTTCGGACGAAGCATTTCAACTTTTCGATTTTCCGGTGAATTGTGTAGAACGCGGCGGCGGAGTAAATGAATTACAAGCGGTGGATCGGTGGGTCCAAATAAATGCAGCAGGTTTCCGCCCAAATCCAAATAAATACTAAgcgaactttttttttttaattggcgGATAAATACTATATAAACTTTGGaggaattttaatttttaatacgaattttaaaagtgtcaaaaaaaatacattaacttaTTTATCAGGATAATTTTAACACAAATTTTTTGGTGGTCAAATTAGTGCTAACTTTGATCAATTAattctaaaatttaaataaattaactctGAAATTTTGTTTGAAATTAACAATATGAATTAAAATCCAAACACAGctctaaaattttcatttttcgaATAACCGTAGTAGCAAATAGAACGAAATTTGATACATTCCATATTGGGCAACAATAATAGCATCGTCTAGAATTCGCAATTAAcatctcagtttcatagctacATCAAGCCAGAGAACACTTGGCGGTGGAGGGCTTGAACCTTCCTTGGGGAGCTTTTTATAAATCATATGCCTAAGATACTCAAACTATAACTTCTTCTTTGGTAAAAAAAACGTGGAAAGACTCAAATACATCATTTGGTAAAAGAGGCTATATAATTAGTCTTTTTTATGCTTTGGTATTTAAAAAGACACAAAAGATTGGGCCTTCATATAATGTCTCCAATATCGTATAAACAAGCAAATCGAGTTTAGATAACCTTTAGTCGAAGCTAAAATTTATTCAAATCGTATTATGAAGATAAACATGTACCAAGAAAACTTAATGTAATGAACTCGACTTAAAAACTTACTACtttttatcacaaactaaaaaGCCCCCAATTTTTATCACAAACCAAAAAATCATTGCTTAATCTCACTTGTTTTTCCAAATTCCAATAACAGTATctcattaaataatttaaaaaatacaagtCAAAACAACCAACAatatcaaaaacaaaaaaggcTTTTTAGCAAAAAATGAATAGCAAAAAATGTCAAAACAACCAAAACCCCCCAAacagaaagaaacaaaaaaaaaagtatccaACAATATCTGTAGTAATTGCTGAAAATACATCACTGAATAACTGATATCTACAAAAAGTTGCAAAACAGAACAATGTGAATTGAGCAATTATTTTCTTTAAGGGCTTTGGAATCAAAAACAAAAAGGCTTACACAAAATCATActgttttctttcttcttgTATCGATTGAAAAATTCTAGCAGCAGATTCAGTTGCTGATCTTGCATTATGAGGCACAACCTTGATCACCTGCGTCGGGCGGTCAGGCTCGGGCCGGGCCGGGCTGCACCGACGGGTGCCGGAAGATGGAGCCGTGGGGAAAAGTGGCAGCTCGTTTGCTCGTTCCGCGTCGTTGCTCCCTCTGCTATCCTGCAATCTCTCGACGGGGCTGCTCGTCCCGTCTGTAAAAGCCCGTACGGGTTCAGCATCCCTAGACACGTGCAAGCTGCTTGTCGTCCCGTCCGTAAAAGCCCGTTTCTTGTGGCGTGGAGGCGTCGAAGACACGTTCTGATGCTGGACTCCAACGCTGGCTTCGCCGGCTGAAGCTTGGCTCGGGATGGGTCGGGGGTTCATTTGCTCGACGGATGAATTCGACATCGCGGCCGCGTTCATGATGGGCAGCATGCCGTACGTCGGGAAGTAGCCGGACGGCCCAGACGGAGGGAACGGCGGCGGCTGATAGTGAGGATGTGGATGCGGAGCTGCCATCCCATATGGTGGAGTCATGAAGCTGCCCATCGCCGGGTTCGGTCCCGGCGGCCCGCCACCGCCGCAAGTCGGGCCGACGAATCCCGGCCCAGGATACGGCCCGGGATACGGCTTGTATACTAA
It contains:
- the LOC130994876 gene encoding uncharacterized protein LOC130994876, coding for MLRPKLTPSKPPPPRHCCTDGSVSDPHWDILSRESMKIRSRAYYSRRCKKGMPTNIESLPTDLLFEILLRLPADHLYERARLVCWRWYHIIHSHAFINAQMHGATYGLLLAPLDDNTLPLYVTADADGEIHTSELNGISEDVLATCNGLELEGSFPRLVIVNPATKQSFHLPPFPTGVTYALLKYGFAYSAASLAYKVIRQVSGRHYEPHAQEDYGLDVLTVGVDESWRQVEVHHLPNHVRRRLLAKTPLTSEGFLHWGWGKCCATMNVETEIITLSEAPYQYKERDYYYLSTGRCVSLLVACGDLSWEVWEMKAGTGEWRKALSNVDLRAEKCRIQQLAPEDDAVLEPLGWVKYPHVLAFYFDEYHYSSQWEHCIFYNLDTHQLHSIELPRSYAIASCFKAFSHKNTLIWLS